A window of the Proteus terrae subsp. cibarius genome harbors these coding sequences:
- the motA gene encoding flagellar motor stator protein MotA — protein sequence MLVLLGYIVVMSAVIGGYLLVGGSLGALYQPAEFIIIFGAGIGAFIVGNNGRAIVSTMKILPKLLRSTNYNKAMYMDLMALMFRLLSKARQNGMLALERDIENPQQSDIFSQYPRIMKDVYMLSFITDYMRLMVTGNMNPYEIESLMDEEIATFEEESEVPATGLSAMGDSLPAFGIVAAVMGVVNALGAADRPAGEMGVLIGHAMVGTFLGILLAYGFISPLASRLRQRSSQQMKMMECIKTTLLSSMNGYAPQIAVEFGRKTLFLADRPSFIELEEHVRQVRTPMQANPDAMKEE from the coding sequence GTGTTAGTACTCTTAGGATATATCGTGGTTATGAGCGCCGTCATCGGGGGATATCTTCTCGTCGGTGGTAGTTTAGGTGCCTTGTACCAGCCAGCCGAATTTATAATCATCTTTGGTGCCGGTATCGGTGCTTTTATTGTGGGTAATAATGGTAGAGCAATTGTATCGACAATGAAGATCTTACCGAAATTACTTCGTAGTACAAATTACAATAAAGCGATGTACATGGATTTAATGGCACTCATGTTTCGTTTATTGTCAAAAGCCCGTCAAAACGGGATGTTGGCATTAGAGAGAGATATCGAAAACCCACAACAAAGTGACATTTTTTCCCAATATCCTCGCATTATGAAAGATGTTTATATGCTCAGTTTTATTACTGACTATATGCGTCTGATGGTGACAGGAAATATGAATCCTTATGAAATTGAATCTCTGATGGATGAAGAGATTGCAACTTTTGAGGAGGAAAGCGAAGTGCCTGCAACAGGCTTATCGGCGATGGGTGATTCATTACCAGCGTTCGGTATCGTTGCTGCGGTTATGGGTGTTGTTAATGCGTTAGGTGCCGCGGATAGACCTGCTGGCGAAATGGGCGTATTAATTGGACACGCAATGGTTGGTACTTTCTTAGGTATTTTATTAGCTTATGGTTTTATTTCGCCATTAGCTTCTAGACTCAGACAGCGCTCTAGTCAGCAAATGAAAATGATGGAGTGCATCAAAACAACATTGTTATCTAGCATGAATGGATATGCGCCACAGATAGCTGTTGAATTTGGACGTAAAACCCTCTTTCTGGCAGACAGACCTTCTTTTATTGAGTTGGAAGAACATGTACGTCAGGTACGGACACCAATGCAGGCAAATCCTGATGCAATGAAAGAAGAGTAA
- the flhC gene encoding flagellar transcriptional regulator FlhC, protein MSEKSIVREAKDIRLAMELITLGARLQMLESETQLSRGRLIKLYKELRGSPPPKGMLPFSTDWFMTWEQNIHSSMFYNAYRFLLKNGGCVGVEAVVKAYRLYLEQCPPVKDQEPILALTRAWTLVRFVESGMLQLSVCTKCNGSFITHAHQPASNYVCSLCQPPSRAIKKRKLSANPADINLQLLDGLEQFAM, encoded by the coding sequence ATGAGTGAGAAAAGTATCGTCCGAGAAGCGAAGGATATTCGCTTAGCAATGGAATTAATCACCTTGGGTGCCCGCTTACAGATGCTTGAAAGTGAAACTCAATTAAGTCGGGGGCGTTTAATTAAATTATACAAAGAATTAAGAGGGAGCCCCCCTCCAAAAGGAATGCTGCCATTTTCAACGGATTGGTTTATGACATGGGAACAAAATATCCATTCCTCAATGTTCTATAACGCCTATCGCTTTTTATTAAAAAATGGCGGTTGTGTTGGTGTTGAGGCTGTTGTTAAAGCTTATCGTTTATACTTAGAACAATGTCCACCTGTTAAAGATCAAGAACCTATTTTAGCACTAACAAGAGCATGGACATTAGTACGCTTTGTTGAAAGTGGCATGTTGCAACTTTCCGTTTGTACCAAATGTAATGGTTCATTTATTACACACGCACACCAGCCAGCTAGCAATTATGTTTGTAGTCTTTGCCAGCCACCTTCTCGCGCAATAAAAAAACGTAAACTTTCCGCCAATCCTGCCGATATTAACTTACAACTGTTGGATGGTCTTGAACAGTTTGCAATGTGA
- the flhD gene encoding flagellar transcriptional regulator FlhD yields the protein MSTVELLKHIYDINLSYLLLAQRLINQEKASAMFRLGISDAMADALAELTLPQLVKLAETNQLICNFRFEDSETIEQLTKESRVDDLQQIHTGILLSSNLFRQLSEQDTTATKKRA from the coding sequence ATGAGTACGGTTGAATTGCTTAAGCATATTTATGACATAAATTTATCGTATTTGCTTTTGGCGCAAAGGTTAATTAACCAAGAAAAGGCTTCCGCAATGTTTCGGCTTGGGATTAGTGACGCTATGGCGGATGCACTGGCAGAGCTTACATTGCCTCAATTGGTTAAGTTGGCTGAAACAAACCAACTAATCTGTAATTTCCGGTTTGAAGACAGCGAAACAATAGAACAACTCACTAAAGAATCTAGAGTGGATGATTTGCAACAAATCCATACTGGCATTCTTCTTTCTTCTAACTTGTTTCGTCAGTTATCGGAACAAGATACTACTGCGACAAAGAAACGGGCATAA
- a CDS encoding MgtC family protein — translation MTMTPYILNLIIAMCLGALIGAERQWRQRMAGLRTNALVATGAAVFILSSIETSPDSPGRIAAQVVSGIGFLGAGVIMREGMNIRGLNTAATLWCSAGIGVLCGLGLYQLATIATLLILCANILLREAAQRINAQPQHQAIDIEQRYSIRIICHEEDEVLVRTLILQAINGLHVRLQSLSSADTLMPSQLEVCAELLATPVEQKEIEAIVCRVSLEKSVSAINWKIAAEHPA, via the coding sequence ATGACGATGACGCCTTATATTTTAAATCTCATAATTGCAATGTGTCTTGGTGCTTTGATTGGCGCTGAACGCCAATGGCGGCAAAGAATGGCAGGGTTAAGAACAAATGCTTTAGTTGCAACAGGGGCGGCTGTTTTTATTTTAAGTTCAATAGAAACTTCGCCAGATAGCCCTGGTCGTATTGCAGCTCAAGTTGTTTCAGGTATTGGATTTCTTGGTGCTGGTGTGATCATGCGTGAAGGAATGAATATACGTGGTCTTAATACAGCCGCAACGCTTTGGTGTTCAGCAGGAATTGGCGTGTTATGTGGCTTAGGCTTATATCAATTAGCAACCATAGCTACACTTCTTATTCTTTGTGCGAATATTTTATTACGAGAAGCTGCTCAGCGGATAAACGCTCAGCCACAACATCAAGCGATAGACATTGAACAACGTTACTCAATACGAATTATTTGTCATGAAGAAGATGAGGTTTTAGTTAGAACACTCATTTTACAAGCAATAAATGGACTACATGTTAGATTACAATCTTTAAGTAGTGCTGATACATTGATGCCTAGCCAGTTGGAAGTTTGTGCTGAATTACTTGCAACACCTGTTGAGCAAAAAGAGATAGAGGCGATTGTTTGTAGAGTAAGTTTAGAGAAGAGTGTCAGTGCAATTAATTGGAAGATAGCGGCAGAGCATCCTGCTTAA
- the dsrB gene encoding protein DsrB, which produces MQVNDSVVVKTDGIDDREGTILLIEEFNEGIMYLVSLPEYPKGIWFFNEKEGGEGTFVRPIQQK; this is translated from the coding sequence ATGCAGGTTAATGATAGCGTTGTTGTGAAAACTGATGGCATTGACGATCGTGAAGGAACAATTCTACTTATTGAAGAATTTAACGAAGGCATAATGTATTTAGTATCACTTCCCGAGTATCCAAAAGGAATTTGGTTTTTTAATGAAAAAGAGGGTGGAGAAGGAACATTCGTTAGACCAATACAGCAAAAGTGA
- the cspE gene encoding transcription antiterminator/RNA stability regulator CspE, translated as MSDKMKGQVKWFNESKGFGFITPADGSKDVFVHFSAIQGNGFKTLAEGQNVEFTIENGAKGPAAANVTAL; from the coding sequence ATGTCTGACAAAATGAAAGGTCAAGTTAAGTGGTTCAACGAGTCTAAAGGCTTTGGTTTTATTACTCCAGCAGACGGAAGCAAAGACGTATTCGTTCACTTTTCTGCCATTCAAGGTAACGGTTTCAAAACTCTGGCTGAAGGTCAGAACGTAGAATTCACAATTGAAAACGGTGCAAAAGGTCCAGCAGCTGCTAACGTAACAGCTCTGTAA
- a CDS encoding YlaC family protein codes for MNVLKEILERDLDRINKAEKRDGKPHFNSQFLKNHIWLCISMVLSYVLLAALLIYSPYFGVISLVLFTVMFLVMAGILLFDIKPIYKFEDIGVLDLRVCYNGEWYTFEKLSDEAINEIHQHPAISQQIKEDIREIISKKQEIHFYDVYLMAFDPVQQSIAASQLSPQA; via the coding sequence ATGAATGTATTAAAAGAAATCTTAGAGCGTGATTTAGACCGGATCAATAAAGCAGAGAAAAGAGACGGAAAACCACATTTTAATAGTCAATTTTTAAAGAACCATATCTGGTTATGTATCAGCATGGTTCTCTCTTATGTATTACTCGCTGCGTTATTAATTTATTCACCTTACTTTGGTGTTATCTCACTCGTGCTTTTTACTGTGATGTTTTTAGTTATGGCTGGTATCTTGTTATTTGATATTAAGCCTATCTATAAATTTGAAGATATTGGTGTTCTCGATTTGAGAGTTTGTTATAACGGTGAATGGTATACTTTTGAAAAACTCTCTGATGAAGCCATAAATGAGATCCACCAGCACCCAGCGATATCTCAACAAATAAAAGAAGACATTCGTGAGATTATTAGTAAAAAACAAGAAATTCATTTTTACGATGTGTACTTGATGGCATTTGATCCCGTTCAACAATCAATTGCAGCATCACAATTATCTCCTCAAGCCTAA
- a CDS encoding NAD(P)H-dependent oxidoreductase has protein sequence MTNVFIINAAKEFDGSEGKLNDHLTQVATELLSSHHINVQSTRIDNGYDNDEEVDKYLWADVIIYQMPAWWMEGPWILKKYIDDVFSAGYGKMFIDDGRTRKDPSKKYGSGGLLQGKKYLLSVTWNAPFESFEEQEQFFEGKGIDAVYFPFHKANQFLGMEGLKTFGMFDVVKQPQIEQDIKAYKKHLEQEIVGIAD, from the coding sequence GTGACGAATGTTTTTATTATTAATGCGGCAAAAGAGTTTGATGGGTCTGAAGGGAAGCTCAATGACCATTTGACGCAAGTTGCCACAGAATTATTGTCTTCACATCATATAAATGTGCAATCAACACGTATTGATAATGGTTATGATAATGACGAAGAAGTCGATAAATATTTATGGGCTGATGTTATTATTTATCAAATGCCTGCCTGGTGGATGGAAGGGCCTTGGATCTTAAAAAAATACATTGATGATGTATTTAGTGCTGGATACGGAAAAATGTTTATTGATGATGGCCGTACGCGAAAAGATCCTTCGAAAAAATATGGCTCGGGGGGGTTATTGCAAGGCAAGAAATATCTTCTTTCTGTAACTTGGAATGCACCTTTTGAATCTTTTGAAGAGCAAGAACAGTTCTTTGAAGGAAAAGGAATTGATGCTGTCTATTTCCCATTCCATAAAGCGAATCAATTTTTAGGTATGGAAGGATTAAAAACCTTCGGAATGTTTGATGTGGTGAAACAGCCACAAATTGAACAAGATATTAAAGCGTATAAAAAACACTTAGAACAAGAAATAGTTGGGATCGCTGATTAG
- a CDS encoding AraC family transcriptional regulator: MDTTNLSTPIVLEFEHFKRTLLLHTKDKDGGWDTVVSGLALCRYSSITESEGWMYEPSLAIAAQGAKQITIGVETNCYRPMNMLLTSSEIPTFAKVCEASKETPFLAILLKLDLALLPELLAENKFELLQENNEIRAQQIVQVTAPILQAVTRLIKLIDTPEDAPFIAPLIQKEILYYLLRSNDGARQQLLASQHPQCRQISHALDWIKQHYRETIRIEDLTTLVGMSTSSFHFHFKNRTGMTPLQYQKWLRLNEARRIMLIEMSDVSKAAFTVGYESPSQFSREYQRLFGLSPLKDIQRLKASSSERVSLDY, from the coding sequence ATGGATACTACAAATTTATCAACACCGATAGTATTAGAGTTTGAGCATTTTAAAAGAACACTTCTTCTACATACAAAAGATAAAGACGGGGGGTGGGATACGGTTGTCTCTGGTCTAGCGTTATGTCGGTATAGTTCTATTACAGAATCAGAAGGCTGGATGTATGAACCAAGTTTGGCTATTGCTGCGCAAGGTGCAAAGCAGATAACAATAGGGGTAGAGACAAATTGCTATCGTCCTATGAATATGCTTTTAACATCATCAGAAATACCCACTTTTGCTAAAGTTTGTGAGGCTTCAAAAGAAACGCCTTTTTTAGCAATATTGCTAAAATTAGATCTCGCTCTATTACCTGAACTGTTAGCTGAAAATAAGTTTGAATTACTACAAGAAAATAACGAGATCCGAGCTCAACAAATTGTTCAAGTAACCGCACCAATCCTACAAGCAGTAACAAGGCTTATAAAACTAATAGATACACCCGAAGATGCACCGTTTATTGCTCCTTTGATCCAAAAAGAGATCCTTTATTACTTATTACGATCAAACGATGGCGCGCGTCAGCAACTACTAGCTTCGCAACATCCTCAGTGCCGGCAAATTAGTCATGCTCTTGATTGGATTAAACAACATTATCGCGAAACAATCCGAATTGAAGATCTAACAACGTTAGTGGGTATGAGCACCTCCTCATTTCATTTCCACTTTAAAAATCGAACTGGCATGACACCATTGCAATATCAAAAATGGTTACGACTAAATGAAGCGAGAAGGATCATGCTAATTGAAATGAGTGATGTTTCTAAAGCAGCATTTACTGTGGGTTATGAAAGTCCATCACAGTTTAGTCGTGAATATCAGCGATTATTTGGATTGTCGCCACTAAAAGATATTCAACGATTAAAAGCCTCTAGTTCAGAAAGGGTATCTTTGGATTATTAG
- the pyrC gene encoding dihydroorotase, whose translation MTTAQPITLTIRRPDDWHVHFRDDDMLKTVVPYTSRYFGRAIVMPNLVPPVTTIEAARTYRDRITAAIPTGDNFEPLMTCYLTDSTLPSEVEQGFLQGVFTACKLYPANATTNSSHGVSDITKIYPILSVMEKIGMPLLIHGEVTASNIDIFDREARFIDGVMSPVRKQFPELKIVFEHITTKEAAQYVLEGNEFLGATITPQHLMFNRNHMLVGGVKPHLYCLPILKRNVHQEALREAVASGNSRFFLGTDSAPHLQHRKESSCGCAGVFNAPTALAAYATVFKELNALQNFEAFCSLNGPRFYGLPVNEGTITLTEKTVEAPAQILCGNEALIPFLANENIHWDITVD comes from the coding sequence ATGACCACTGCACAACCTATCACCCTCACTATTCGCCGTCCTGATGATTGGCATGTTCACTTTCGTGATGATGACATGCTAAAAACTGTTGTTCCTTATACCAGTCGCTATTTTGGCAGAGCTATTGTCATGCCAAACCTTGTTCCACCAGTTACAACGATTGAAGCTGCTCGCACTTATCGTGATCGCATCACAGCGGCTATTCCTACGGGAGATAACTTCGAACCGTTAATGACTTGCTATTTAACAGATAGCACACTGCCTTCAGAAGTCGAACAAGGTTTCTTACAAGGTGTTTTTACTGCTTGTAAACTTTATCCTGCAAATGCAACAACCAACTCCAGTCATGGCGTATCAGATATCACAAAGATTTACCCTATCTTAAGTGTGATGGAAAAAATCGGTATGCCATTGCTGATCCACGGCGAAGTAACCGCTTCAAATATTGATATTTTTGATAGAGAAGCACGTTTTATTGATGGAGTTATGTCTCCTGTACGCAAGCAATTTCCTGAGCTAAAAATTGTTTTTGAACACATTACAACTAAAGAAGCAGCTCAGTATGTGTTAGAAGGAAACGAATTTCTTGGAGCCACCATCACTCCGCAACATTTGATGTTTAACCGTAATCATATGTTGGTTGGTGGAGTTAAACCTCATCTATATTGCTTACCTATTCTTAAACGCAACGTTCACCAAGAAGCACTAAGAGAAGCTGTTGCATCAGGAAACTCTCGCTTTTTCTTAGGTACAGATTCTGCACCTCACTTACAACACCGTAAAGAATCATCTTGTGGTTGTGCAGGAGTATTTAATGCACCAACCGCACTGGCAGCTTACGCAACCGTATTTAAAGAACTCAATGCATTACAAAACTTTGAAGCTTTTTGCTCTTTAAATGGCCCTCGTTTTTATGGTTTACCTGTTAATGAAGGAACAATCACATTAACTGAAAAAACGGTTGAGGCACCAGCGCAAATCCTTTGTGGTAATGAAGCGCTTATTCCTTTCTTAGCAAATGAAAATATTCATTGGGATATCACTGTCGATTAA
- the bssS gene encoding biofilm formation regulator BssS — translation MSRKNEVIQTHPVVGWDISTVDIYDAMMLRLHYLPENEHHPENAVVDKTLWLTTDIARQLIHILQAGIDKIESSEDSVSDNTKH, via the coding sequence ATGAGTAGAAAAAATGAAGTTATTCAGACACATCCTGTTGTAGGCTGGGACATTAGTACCGTTGACATCTACGATGCCATGATGTTGCGTTTACATTATCTTCCTGAAAACGAACATCACCCAGAAAACGCAGTTGTAGATAAGACACTTTGGCTCACAACAGACATAGCTAGACAGTTGATTCACATTCTTCAAGCAGGTATTGATAAAATTGAATCATCTGAAGATTCTGTTTCAGACAACACCAAGCACTAA
- a CDS encoding response regulator transcription factor, which produces MKVLIIDECFFTRNGIKHYFSKKNVRHEIIDISSIQEANNYINHSMPDIIFIDLTRYCREIAHCPHLQFFFISTRSCRLYLYIDANYPDKERPIALTNNCFILPKKILPWVLEKTSLFTSRCQVFFPTYKHSLCSIFSLQEQKIINYWMNEIPNHQIAKKLSISSSTVYSHKRHITEKINVKNRIELFFIYNILKYIYEK; this is translated from the coding sequence GTGAAAGTATTAATTATTGATGAATGTTTTTTTACTCGTAATGGTATAAAACATTATTTTTCGAAGAAAAATGTAAGACATGAAATAATTGACATCTCATCTATACAAGAAGCAAATAATTATATTAATCACTCAATGCCAGATATTATATTTATTGATCTTACAAGGTATTGTCGAGAAATAGCACATTGCCCACATTTGCAGTTTTTTTTCATTTCAACAAGAAGTTGTCGCCTTTATCTTTATATTGATGCAAACTACCCAGACAAAGAAAGACCTATCGCATTGACAAATAACTGTTTTATTCTCCCTAAGAAGATACTTCCTTGGGTGCTTGAAAAGACATCTTTATTCACTTCTCGTTGCCAAGTTTTCTTTCCAACTTATAAACATTCATTATGTTCTATTTTCAGTTTACAAGAACAAAAAATTATTAATTATTGGATGAATGAAATACCTAATCATCAAATTGCTAAAAAACTGTCCATTAGTAGTAGCACCGTATATTCACACAAAAGACATATTACCGAAAAAATTAATGTGAAAAATCGAATTGAATTATTTTTCATATATAACATTTTAAAATATATATACGAGAAATAA
- the ttrA gene encoding tetrathionate reductase subunit TtrA, whose amino-acid sequence MAKFTRRQWLKGGLVIGGIAAFAASYRDVAKRAIDGLVDGTSGKVTLDRINGNSLLPEGKVVKDAKWQANTDQSVCMTQCFGCWTQCGVRARVDRANNKVLRIAGNPYHPLSHDHHFGYNMPIKEAFEKMGGESGLENRSTACARGATMMESLDSPTRILEPMKRVGKRGEGKWKRISFEQLIQEIVEGGDLFGEGHVDGLRAIRDLDTLIDPKQPALGPKANQLLMTNAGDDGRDTFIRRFAQNSFGSKNFGAHGSYCGLAYRAGSGALMNDLDKNAHVKPDWDYVEFALFLGTSPAQSGNPFKRQGRQLANARIRDSFNYVVVAPALPLTTTLANDHGHWVPVQPGTDAALVMGMIRWIIENNRYNAEYLSVPSEASMKNVGEKSWTNATHLVISDEKHPLSGQMLTTAHFNDVAEGEEQTLVLSLEGELVPSTQVDKAQLFATHTVTLKTGATVTVKSSFQLLDEAAKRMTLAEYSERCKVPETTIVALGREFTAYGRKAAVISHGGMMGGNGFYTAWSVIMLNALIGNLNLKGGVSVGGGKFNGATDGPCYKMDSFKGKVKPKGMVLSRSKAAYEKSDEYRERVEKGESPYPAKAPWYPFAAGQLTEQLGSALAGYPYPLKAWITNMTNPIYGIAGIRQVMEERLKDPKHLPLIIGIDAFMNETTALADYIVPDTHNFESWGFSAPWSGVQTKASTARWPIIEPRVAKTADGQPISMETFCIAVAKALDLPGFGEKAIEDMDGNFYPINSAEDYYLRVAANMAFMGEKPVAPATNEDILLSGVDRILPAITSTLKNEEVLQVAYIYTRGGRFAPYEKAWNGDETGPQWKKPLQIWNEDVAKNHHAITGERYSGCPTYYPPRLSDGSDIHQHYPEEQWPLKLMSFKSHVVSSSTGMIQRLRMVKPSNLVAINPQDGKKWGVNHGDKVRIVTPGGQVEAEISLLDGVMPGVLAIEHGYGHQELGSRQHYLDEQPLPMDKGIGNGINLNDLGFADPTRQITNTWLDWVSGASVRQGLPAKIERIA is encoded by the coding sequence ATGGCTAAGTTTACAAGACGTCAATGGCTTAAAGGTGGGTTAGTTATCGGTGGTATTGCCGCATTTGCTGCCAGCTACCGTGATGTTGCTAAACGTGCCATAGATGGTTTAGTTGATGGCACATCAGGCAAAGTGACACTTGATAGGATCAACGGAAATTCTTTATTACCTGAAGGTAAAGTTGTAAAAGACGCAAAATGGCAAGCAAATACAGATCAATCTGTTTGCATGACACAATGTTTTGGTTGCTGGACACAATGTGGCGTCCGTGCTCGTGTTGATAGAGCAAACAATAAAGTTTTACGTATTGCAGGTAACCCTTATCACCCACTTTCTCATGATCACCACTTTGGCTATAACATGCCAATTAAAGAAGCATTTGAAAAAATGGGGGGTGAAAGTGGTTTAGAAAACCGTTCTACAGCTTGTGCTCGTGGTGCAACCATGATGGAAAGCTTAGACAGCCCAACTCGTATTCTTGAACCGATGAAACGTGTGGGGAAACGCGGTGAAGGTAAATGGAAACGCATCAGTTTTGAGCAGTTGATCCAAGAAATTGTAGAAGGTGGCGATCTCTTTGGTGAAGGTCATGTTGATGGTTTACGTGCCATCCGTGATTTAGATACTTTAATTGATCCAAAGCAACCGGCTTTAGGCCCTAAAGCTAACCAATTATTAATGACAAATGCGGGTGATGATGGACGTGATACGTTTATTCGTCGCTTTGCTCAAAACTCATTTGGTAGTAAAAACTTTGGTGCCCATGGCTCTTATTGTGGATTAGCGTACCGAGCTGGCTCTGGTGCGTTAATGAATGATTTAGATAAAAACGCCCACGTTAAACCTGACTGGGATTATGTTGAATTCGCGCTGTTTTTAGGAACATCGCCGGCACAATCAGGTAACCCATTTAAGCGTCAAGGTCGCCAATTAGCTAATGCTCGTATTCGTGATTCGTTCAATTATGTGGTTGTTGCACCTGCATTACCGTTAACAACGACATTGGCTAACGATCATGGACATTGGGTTCCTGTTCAACCGGGAACAGATGCTGCTTTAGTGATGGGGATGATCCGCTGGATCATTGAAAACAATCGCTACAATGCGGAATATCTGTCAGTACCAAGTGAAGCTTCAATGAAAAATGTAGGTGAGAAGAGCTGGACAAATGCGACTCACCTTGTGATCAGTGATGAAAAACATCCTCTATCAGGGCAAATGCTGACAACAGCACATTTTAATGATGTTGCAGAAGGTGAAGAGCAAACTTTAGTTTTATCACTTGAGGGAGAATTAGTTCCATCTACTCAAGTTGATAAAGCACAATTGTTTGCTACGCATACTGTGACATTAAAAACGGGTGCTACTGTTACAGTTAAATCAAGTTTCCAATTACTTGATGAAGCTGCTAAACGTATGACACTGGCGGAATATAGTGAGCGTTGTAAGGTACCAGAAACAACAATTGTTGCATTAGGACGTGAATTTACGGCATATGGTCGAAAAGCTGCGGTTATCTCTCATGGTGGCATGATGGGAGGTAATGGTTTCTATACAGCGTGGAGTGTGATCATGCTTAATGCGCTAATAGGTAACTTAAACCTTAAAGGTGGGGTATCTGTTGGTGGTGGTAAGTTTAATGGTGCAACTGATGGCCCATGTTACAAAATGGATAGCTTTAAAGGTAAAGTTAAACCAAAAGGCATGGTGTTATCACGCAGTAAAGCAGCCTATGAAAAATCTGATGAGTACCGTGAGCGTGTAGAGAAAGGAGAATCTCCATATCCTGCAAAAGCACCTTGGTATCCGTTTGCTGCTGGACAATTAACTGAGCAACTAGGCTCTGCATTAGCTGGTTATCCTTATCCATTGAAAGCATGGATAACGAATATGACCAACCCTATTTATGGGATTGCAGGTATTCGCCAAGTGATGGAAGAGCGCCTGAAGGATCCTAAGCATCTGCCTTTAATTATTGGTATTGATGCCTTTATGAATGAAACTACAGCGCTGGCCGATTATATTGTTCCTGATACGCATAACTTCGAAAGCTGGGGTTTTAGTGCGCCTTGGTCTGGTGTTCAAACTAAAGCAAGTACAGCGCGTTGGCCGATTATCGAACCTCGTGTTGCAAAAACAGCCGATGGTCAACCAATTTCAATGGAAACATTCTGTATTGCGGTAGCAAAAGCTTTAGATTTACCCGGCTTTGGTGAGAAAGCAATTGAAGATATGGATGGTAACTTTTATCCAATCAATAGTGCAGAAGACTACTATTTACGTGTTGCAGCCAATATGGCATTTATGGGTGAGAAACCTGTTGCACCAGCAACCAATGAAGATATTTTATTGAGTGGTGTAGACCGTATTTTACCGGCGATAACGTCAACGTTAAAAAATGAAGAAGTCCTTCAAGTTGCGTACATCTATACACGAGGTGGTCGTTTTGCACCTTATGAGAAAGCATGGAATGGTGATGAAACTGGACCACAGTGGAAAAAACCATTGCAGATTTGGAATGAAGACGTTGCGAAAAACCATCACGCAATAACCGGTGAACGTTATAGTGGCTGCCCGACTTATTATCCACCGCGTTTATCAGATGGTAGTGATATTCATCAGCACTATCCTGAAGAGCAATGGCCATTAAAATTAATGTCCTTTAAATCTCATGTGGTAAGTAGTTCAACAGGCATGATCCAACGTTTAAGAATGGTGAAACCGAGCAACTTAGTCGCAATTAATCCTCAAGATGGTAAAAAATGGGGTGTTAATCATGGTGATAAAGTTCGCATTGTTACACCGGGTGGGCAAGTTGAAGCTGAGATTAGTTTACTCGATGGCGTGATGCCGGGTGTTTTAGCGATTGAGCATGGATATGGGCATCAAGAGTTAGGCTCTCGTCAGCATTACTTAGACGAACAACCATTACCTATGGATAAAGGTATTGGCAATGGTATCAATCTTAATGATTTAGGCTTTGCTGATCCAACACGTCAAATTACTAATACGTGGTTAGATTGGGTATCTGGTGCATCTGTTCGCCAAGGCTTACCTGCTAAAATTGAGCGTATAGCTTAA